The genomic region CGTATGAATGTAATTCGAGAATCAGGATATTATGATACAGATACACAAACCGAGGATATAGGTTTAAGTATGAAGTTAACATCAAAAGGAAATACTCAACAGAAAATTATCTATGGGTCTGACGTATTGGCATTAACTGAGGGCGTACAAAGCTACAAAGCTCTTTTTAAACAGCGTTATCGTTGGAAACTCGGCATGTTACAGAATCTATTAAAATATAAATCTATGGTTGGAAATCCTAGCTCAATGTATAGTAAAACATTAACATATTATAGGCTCCCTATGGCATTCACTAGCGAGATTATTTTATTAGTAGAACCTATTCTGTTAATTTATGTAATATATTTGAGCATTATTAATAAAAATCCATATGCATTGGTCGGAGCATATTTAACAATAACTTTATATATACTGTGGAGCCTCTGGCCTGATGAATATTTGTTGCGTAAAAGCAAGATTCGATTGAGTCTATATGCGCCATTTATGTATTTTATGTTTTATGTAATGAATGCCGTTCAGTTGGTTGCAGTTTTGCGATGTATTAAGAATTATAAAAAAGTGTTGAGAAAAGTTAAAACTGGTGGGGCATGGACATCGCCGGCTAGAGCAACAAATTAGTTATTAAAATTCATGCATGACAGATATCTTAGCGCCTAATGAATTAAATCGATCAGCTAGATCTTCATACCCGCGATTAATCGTATAGACATTACGCAACATACTTACTCCACTGCCAGCGAGCATTCCAATCAGAATAATGACTGCTGGTCGGATACCGCTAGGTGCTACCATGTCTGCTGGCTTGAATCGTGTTGGGCCATCTACGTACAGGCGATGTGGATCGGCAAGCTCCAATTTTACTCCAATTTTTTTCATTTCCGTGAACATTAATGCCCTATCTTCATACACCCAATCATGAATCAATGTTCTGCCATGCGCAACAGCAACTATTGGTACAAAGTAGGGTAGATGGTCGATGTTGAGGCCGGGGAACGGTCTGCCATAAATTTTTTCAGCTGGAGCAATCAATTTGCCATTATGTTTATGAATTGTAATATCGATTAAATCAGTCTGGTTGTTGTTTGCCTTATATATCTTAGATTTATCAAACTTGAGACCCATTTTTTCTAGCTTAAGAAGCTCTAGTTCGAGAAAATCAATCGGTACTCGTTTTATGGTGATTGACGAATTTGTAACAATTGAAGCCGTAATAAACGTCATTGCCTCAACAGGGTCTTCACTTGGATAATAGGTGACGTTTTTCTTGATATTTTTGATGCCACGAATTCTTAGAGTGCTTGTTCCTATGCCGTCTATTTTTACGCCCAAACGTCTCAAGAAAAAGCAGATATCTTGAACCATATAATTGGCGCTGGCCATTTTTATGATAGTTTCACCATCAAAACGAGAGGCTGCCATGAGGATGTTTTCTGTTGTGGTATCGCCAGATTCATACAATACTATTGGCTCTGTGGGTTGTTTTTTCTGCACAGTCACTTTATATACACCTGTCTTTGTGTCAACAGATACCCCAAACTCTTCAAGAGCGTATAAGTGGGGTAGAACAGTACGTTTGCCTAGCTCACAACCCCCTGCGTAAGGAATATCAAACCTCGTCATTAAATGCATTAATGGCCCCATTAACATAATTACGCTTCTGGTGCGTCGGGCCGCAGATTTATCAATATTGTCTATGTTAAGTTTTTCTGGAGGTTTGATCTCGATATCATTGCCAATCCAGCGCACAGCTACACCAATACTTCGTAAAACCTCTATAATTCTGTTAACTTCTTCAATGTGTGGCGCACTTTTAATGCGAGTCGTACCTTTGTTTAATAAGCTTGCACAAAGTAGGGCTACTGTAGCATTCTTAGAGCTTTTGACTGAAATTTCTCCATGTAGCTCATGACCACCCTCAACTCTTAAATTGATTGCACCACTTGAAATGTTTATCAAAGGCTTGTTAAGTACATCACTAATACGTGCCAAATAATCTAGGCTTAAGTTTTGGCCACCATGCTCAATGCGATTAACGGCAGATTGGCTAGTTTTTAGCTGTTTAGCAAACTCCGCTTGGGTTAAGCCTCGTTCTTGCCTTATTTGATAAATAAGCTTGCCGATTTTTTCGTTATTCGATTGCATGTGCGATAATTATATCATTATTGATGTTTAATCTAAATGTATTTTTTGGTTTTCGTTAATCTGTAAAT from Candidatus Nomurabacteria bacterium harbors:
- a CDS encoding UDP-N-acetylglucosamine 1-carboxyvinyltransferase, which codes for MQSNNEKIGKLIYQIRQERGLTQAEFAKQLKTSQSAVNRIEHGGQNLSLDYLARISDVLNKPLINISSGAINLRVEGGHELHGEISVKSSKNATVALLCASLLNKGTTRIKSAPHIEEVNRIIEVLRSIGVAVRWIGNDIEIKPPEKLNIDNIDKSAARRTRSVIMLMGPLMHLMTRFDIPYAGGCELGKRTVLPHLYALEEFGVSVDTKTGVYKVTVQKKQPTEPIVLYESGDTTTENILMAASRFDGETIIKMASANYMVQDICFFLRRLGVKIDGIGTSTLRIRGIKNIKKNVTYYPSEDPVEAMTFITASIVTNSSITIKRVPIDFLELELLKLEKMGLKFDKSKIYKANNNQTDLIDITIHKHNGKLIAPAEKIYGRPFPGLNIDHLPYFVPIVAVAHGRTLIHDWVYEDRALMFTEMKKIGVKLELADPHRLYVDGPTRFKPADMVAPSGIRPAVIILIGMLAGSGVSMLRNVYTINRGYEDLADRFNSLGAKISVMHEF